AAGGGAGACGTGGCCCGGATGGTCAAGGAAATGAGTGAGGCCATGGGCATTCCCTATCTGTACATCGACCCGGAATTCCCCTCCAGCCACCGCTTCAATCCCATGGAGGGAGATATCGACGACGTGGCCGAAGCAACCGTCGTCGTTCTTCAGGGGCTGTTCGGGAAACAGGAGGCGTTTTTCAAAACGGTCCAGGAACTGTCTGCGAGAAACGTCACCAAACTGCTCAAGGAACTGCACGGCGATAAGATGGACATCATCGATGTAATGAACACCTTGCGGGACCCGCAGGAACTGGAAAGAAAGGTAAGCGAACTCAAGCAACGGGACGGCATGACCGATCTCGTTCATTTTTTCGAGTCGGAGCTGCTGGGTTCCATGCGGGAGAAATACCGGCAGTTCGTGATCGGTCTCCGCGCCCAGTTGGAGAACATCACCAGCAACCGGCTGCTGCGAAGGATCATGACCGGGAAAAGCGACCTGGACATCGACCGTCACTTTGCCGAGGGTGGCGTATTGGCGGTGAACACGGCCCTGGGAAGGCTCCGCAAGGCCGGGGACGCATTCGGTCAGTTTGTGATCATGCACCTGCAAAATGGCACGTTCCGTCGCCCGGGAACGGAGGATACCCGGATCCCCCACTTTCTCATCGTCGATGAGTACAGCCGGTACATCAACCCCGACGTGGAGATGTTCCTCTCTCTTGCAGCGGAGTACAAAGTGGCCGGGGTATTTGCGACGCAATCCCTTGGTCAATTGGAGGTGGAGTCCGGGAAAATCGGTCCCAAGGCAATGAAACAGGCGATCCTGACCAGTTGCCGAAACAAAATTGCTTTTGGCGGACTGTCGGCGGAAGACGCCAAACAATTCGCCGAGGAGTTTGGCAAGGACAAGGTGATGGTGCGACAAAGCACGTATCGGAACAAAATCCTGCTGCCGAACGTATTTCCAAACACCTATCGGGACACGGAAGACGAAAAGCGCCGCTTCAGTTACACCCAGTTGATGGACGGTCTGCCGAGGTTTCATTATGTGGCCAAAATCATGAAAGATGGCCGGATGCAAGAACCGGTATTGGGAAAAGGTCAATTCGTTCCGCGGGACTGGAAGGAGCGGAGGGAATGGGAGCCGGCTCCTTCATTCACAAGGCGGCTGGCCGACGTACTGCGTGCGATGGGAAAAGGATTGGCGAAAAAGGAACCTGTTGCAGTAGGATCAGAGGATGATGTGGTGCAGTCTGCGTCCAATGAATCGGATCCGCCCGATTTTCTTAAAGGAGGTGAGGCCCAAGAGCGAACATCGATGGAATCCATCAAAAGGGAAATCAAAAGGGAAGCGGTCACCGGTTCGGATGGATTTTGGGATTAAAAGATTTCAAAACTCATTTCAAAAGGAGCAGTGATGTAAAATGGCCAATAATGATGTGATGCAAGTCCTCATCGAGGGTTTTGATCCGACAAAAGTGCAGGAAAGCGAAGTCGATCAGCATTGGAAAAAGGTGTACGGGGCGTATCAGAATAAAACCATATTGCAGGCGCCGGTAACGGGGATTGAGAAGCT
This region of Planifilum fimeticola genomic DNA includes:
- a CDS encoding type IV secretory system conjugative DNA transfer family protein, giving the protein MIRREAFQPNENSITWQGKDCFTHMLVVGPTRSGKTATILKPMIYQLLLQKRRGRKLGLSVVEPKGDVARMVKEMSEAMGIPYLYIDPEFPSSHRFNPMEGDIDDVAEATVVVLQGLFGKQEAFFKTVQELSARNVTKLLKELHGDKMDIIDVMNTLRDPQELERKVSELKQRDGMTDLVHFFESELLGSMREKYRQFVIGLRAQLENITSNRLLRRIMTGKSDLDIDRHFAEGGVLAVNTALGRLRKAGDAFGQFVIMHLQNGTFRRPGTEDTRIPHFLIVDEYSRYINPDVEMFLSLAAEYKVAGVFATQSLGQLEVESGKIGPKAMKQAILTSCRNKIAFGGLSAEDAKQFAEEFGKDKVMVRQSTYRNKILLPNVFPNTYRDTEDEKRRFSYTQLMDGLPRFHYVAKIMKDGRMQEPVLGKGQFVPRDWKERREWEPAPSFTRRLADVLRAMGKGLAKKEPVAVGSEDDVVQSASNESDPPDFLKGGEAQERTSMESIKREIKREAVTGSDGFWD